The Deltaproteobacteria bacterium genome contains a region encoding:
- a CDS encoding pseudouridine-5'-phosphate glycosidase has protein sequence MARRQAAARGVPGQAGRAAAAGAAAARRGGRAVTRVALESTLVAHGLPYPDNLEVGRALEADVRAAGAVPATVAVIDGAVCVGLDDAQLERIARGGADVAKAGAADLAAVIARGGTAATTVSATAVLAARAGIRLFATGGIGGVHRGDAGDVSSDLATLAATPIAVVSAGPKAILDIPRTAEALESLGVLVVGYRTDELPAFYTRSSGVPLDHRADDPAAIARILRVRFDELGQGGVLVANPIPEDAALDDGVVRAAVDAALEAAAARGVRGKALTPLLLAELARVTGGASVAANRALARANARLAAEIAVCYARLCA, from the coding sequence ATCGCCCGGCGGCAAGCGGCTGCTCGAGGAGTTCCAGGCCAAGCCGGACGCGCTGCCGCCGCTGGAGCTGCCGCCGCTCGACGCGGGGGCCGCGCCGTGACGCGCGTGGCTCTCGAGTCGACGCTGGTCGCCCACGGGTTGCCCTACCCCGACAACCTCGAGGTCGGTCGCGCGCTCGAGGCGGACGTGCGGGCAGCCGGCGCCGTGCCGGCGACGGTCGCGGTGATCGACGGCGCCGTGTGCGTCGGCCTCGACGACGCGCAGCTCGAGCGGATCGCGCGGGGCGGCGCGGACGTCGCCAAGGCCGGCGCCGCGGACCTCGCCGCGGTGATCGCCCGCGGCGGCACCGCGGCGACCACGGTGAGCGCGACGGCGGTGTTGGCGGCGCGCGCCGGCATTCGGCTGTTCGCGACCGGCGGCATCGGCGGCGTCCACCGCGGCGACGCAGGCGACGTGTCGAGCGACCTCGCGACGCTCGCCGCGACGCCGATCGCGGTCGTGAGCGCCGGCCCCAAGGCGATCCTGGATATCCCGCGCACGGCCGAGGCGCTCGAGTCGCTGGGCGTGCTCGTGGTCGGCTACCGGACCGACGAACTCCCCGCGTTCTACACGCGGTCGTCCGGTGTGCCGCTCGACCACCGCGCCGACGATCCGGCGGCGATCGCGCGGATCCTCCGCGTGCGGTTCGACGAACTGGGCCAGGGCGGCGTGCTCGTCGCCAACCCGATCCCGGAGGACGCGGCGCTCGACGATGGCGTCGTGCGGGCCGCGGTGGACGCGGCGCTCGAGGCCGCCGCCGCGCGCGGCGTGCGCGGCAAGGCGCTCACGCCGCTGTTGTTGGCCGAGCTGGCGCGCGTGACCGGCGGCGCGAGCGTGGCGGCCAACCGGGCGCTCGCCCGCGCCAACGCCCGGCTCGCGGCCGAGATCGCGGTGTGCTACGCGCGGTTGTGCGCGTGA
- the selB gene encoding selenocysteine-specific translation elongation factor — translation MHTQRIVLGTAGHIDHGKTALVRALTGIDTDRLKVEKERGITTELGFAHLDLDGRRFGFVDVPGHERFIKSMVAGAGGIDLVVLAIAADEGIMPQTREHLDICELLGVRRGVVALTKCDLVDDEWLALVTEEVRSGLAGSFLSNAPIVPVSARTGAGLDALRGELARAAEALPARSADGVFRLPLDRVFTIRGFGTVATGTVLSGTVRAGDAVIAHPRAVSGKVRGLQVHGEKVSQAAAGVRCAVNLSGVAREQLVRGDWLVHPGTIEPSHLIDARFRYLTTSRAPLGRRSRVLLHHGTTQVLATVVLVDADRLEPGAEGLVQIRVDATTPLTALPGDRFIARGFEIQEHYGTTIGGGEVLRVHAPKVRRSSDRAREALRAIAAAEGSDRIALEIRSADVAGIATGDLVGRLGLSAERIAAAVDELVAAGDVVRAGDLLCHAEPFARVEARARALVDERGELPREELRARLPRSLPQRVFDEVIAALVRRGAVEAAGDTVKAARRGRAAAGGLSPLARDLRERFRQWGVTPPRPKEIAGDPRAVKAAIDELVRAGDVVRVKMDLYVAADAIRDLERKLVAHLDAHGQITPAEWKAITGASRKYSIPLAEYFDQQRVTLRVGDVRTRRG, via the coding sequence GTGCACACCCAACGCATCGTCCTCGGCACCGCCGGCCACATCGACCACGGCAAGACCGCGCTCGTGCGGGCGCTCACCGGCATCGACACGGATCGACTCAAAGTCGAAAAGGAGCGCGGGATCACCACGGAACTGGGATTTGCGCACCTCGACCTCGACGGCCGCCGGTTCGGTTTCGTCGACGTGCCGGGTCACGAGCGGTTCATCAAGTCGATGGTCGCCGGCGCCGGCGGCATCGATCTCGTGGTGCTCGCGATCGCGGCGGACGAGGGCATCATGCCGCAGACGCGCGAGCACCTCGACATCTGCGAACTGCTCGGCGTGCGCCGCGGCGTCGTCGCGCTCACCAAGTGCGACCTGGTCGACGACGAGTGGCTCGCGCTCGTGACCGAGGAGGTGCGCAGCGGGCTCGCCGGCAGCTTCCTGTCGAACGCGCCGATCGTGCCGGTGTCGGCGCGTACCGGTGCCGGACTCGACGCGCTGCGCGGCGAACTGGCGCGTGCGGCCGAGGCGCTGCCGGCCCGCTCGGCCGACGGTGTGTTCCGACTGCCGCTGGATCGCGTGTTCACGATACGCGGATTTGGAACCGTTGCTACCGGAACGGTTTTGTCCGGCACGGTGCGCGCCGGCGATGCGGTGATCGCACATCCGCGCGCCGTCAGCGGCAAGGTGCGTGGCTTGCAGGTGCACGGAGAGAAGGTCAGCCAGGCCGCAGCCGGAGTTCGTTGTGCCGTCAACCTGTCGGGGGTGGCGCGGGAGCAGCTGGTGCGCGGCGACTGGCTCGTGCACCCGGGTACGATCGAACCGTCGCACTTGATCGACGCGCGGTTCCGCTACCTGACCACCTCGCGCGCTCCCCTCGGCCGGCGCAGTCGCGTGCTGTTGCATCACGGCACCACGCAGGTCCTCGCCACCGTCGTCCTCGTCGACGCCGACCGCCTCGAGCCCGGGGCCGAGGGGCTCGTGCAGATTCGCGTCGACGCGACCACGCCGCTGACGGCACTGCCCGGGGACCGGTTCATCGCCCGCGGCTTCGAGATCCAAGAGCACTACGGCACGACGATCGGCGGCGGCGAGGTATTGCGCGTCCACGCGCCCAAGGTGCGGCGGTCGTCCGACCGCGCCCGCGAGGCCCTGCGAGCGATCGCGGCCGCCGAGGGCAGCGACCGGATCGCGCTGGAAATCCGGAGCGCCGATGTCGCGGGCATCGCCACGGGCGACTTGGTCGGCCGCCTCGGCCTGTCGGCCGAGCGAATCGCCGCCGCGGTCGACGAACTCGTCGCGGCCGGCGACGTGGTCCGCGCTGGCGACCTGCTGTGCCACGCCGAGCCGTTCGCGCGCGTCGAGGCGCGGGCGCGCGCACTCGTCGACGAGCGCGGTGAGCTGCCGCGCGAGGAACTGCGCGCGCGCTTGCCCCGATCGCTGCCGCAGCGCGTGTTCGACGAGGTCATCGCAGCGCTGGTGCGGCGCGGTGCGGTGGAGGCGGCCGGCGACACGGTCAAGGCCGCGCGGCGCGGGCGCGCGGCGGCTGGCGGATTGTCCCCGCTGGCGCGCGACCTGCGCGAGCGATTTCGCCAGTGGGGCGTCACGCCGCCGCGCCCCAAGGAGATCGCGGGCGATCCGCGCGCCGTCAAAGCCGCGATCGACGAACTCGTCCGCGCCGGCGATGTCGTGCGCGTCAAGATGGACCTGTACGTCGCGGCCGACGCGATCCGCGACCTCGAGCGCAAGCTCGTGGCGCACCTGGACGCGCACGGGCAGATCACGCCGGCCGAGTGGAAAGCGATCACCGGCGCGTCGCGCAAGTACAGCATCCCGCTCGCCGAGTACTTCGACCAACAGCGGGTGACGCTCCGCGTCGGCGACGTGCGCACGCGGCGCGGCTGA
- a CDS encoding OmpA family protein, which yields MYLGRRQLAARAPRVRSIVSGIIVCAVGLAAPRVRAQNGASIDLNAFHPAMDTRGYITLNASQVLGHKDVSFGLVTTWRRGLVQFDGPNGASFEVSNVIVPTLLGAFGLKAGPLELELGLSLPFTLVAGDRGPDYTGMPGPNDDENFSFTSQGLGDPGIHAKIRFLNTSKGPRVGLALVGSLYLPSPSRDDDSAGVPGNPWLGDGAVTPQAMVVLDKENRAGTLRVGLNAGIRVPTETHTFADTSFTDPGGTDIATGGRIENGATIPVGAGISYAIAKQKFDVLAEAYSAIPLAGEGLFPAEAIVGAKVYLARNSFLELGAGVGVLDVTDAKPNLRAFLGIIFEPNIGDRDGDGIKDDVDQCPDDPEDYDDFEDEDGCPEPDNDRDGILDEDDQCPNEPEDKDGFEDEDGCPEDNALDRDGDGILDDVDQCPDDPEDKDGFEDEDGCPDPDNDQDGILDVDDLCPDDPEDKDDFEDEDGCPDPDNDKDRILDVDDACPNEPETYNGVDDEDGCPDRGRVIVTDTNIEILDKIYFEYNKAVIKPKSYPILDAIIATLQGNPDILLVEIQGHTDERGSDAYNLDLSQRRAQAVMDYLVKGGVDPSRLRAQGYGERQPVDPRHNEQAWAKNRRVEFLILKRASDSD from the coding sequence ATGTACTTGGGTAGGCGCCAGCTGGCGGCGCGCGCGCCGCGCGTTCGCTCGATTGTCAGCGGGATCATCGTGTGTGCGGTCGGCTTGGCGGCACCGCGGGTGCGCGCGCAAAACGGCGCGTCGATCGACCTCAATGCGTTCCACCCGGCGATGGACACGCGCGGCTACATCACGCTCAACGCGTCGCAGGTGCTGGGCCACAAGGACGTGTCGTTCGGGCTGGTGACGACGTGGCGGCGCGGCCTCGTGCAGTTCGACGGCCCCAACGGGGCATCGTTCGAGGTCAGCAACGTGATCGTGCCGACCCTGCTCGGCGCGTTCGGCCTCAAGGCCGGCCCGCTGGAGCTGGAACTGGGCCTGTCGTTGCCGTTCACCCTCGTGGCCGGCGACCGCGGCCCGGATTACACCGGCATGCCGGGACCGAACGACGACGAGAACTTCTCATTCACCTCGCAGGGGCTCGGCGATCCCGGCATCCACGCCAAGATTCGCTTCCTCAACACGTCCAAGGGGCCGCGCGTCGGGCTCGCGCTCGTCGGCTCGCTCTACCTGCCCAGCCCGAGCCGCGACGACGACAGCGCGGGCGTTCCCGGCAACCCGTGGCTGGGCGACGGCGCGGTCACGCCGCAGGCGATGGTCGTGCTCGACAAGGAAAACCGCGCCGGCACCTTGCGCGTGGGGCTCAACGCCGGCATCCGAGTCCCGACCGAGACCCACACGTTCGCGGACACGTCGTTTACCGATCCGGGCGGCACGGACATCGCCACCGGCGGCCGCATCGAAAACGGCGCGACCATCCCGGTCGGCGCCGGCATCAGCTATGCCATCGCCAAGCAGAAGTTCGACGTGCTCGCGGAGGCCTATAGCGCCATCCCGCTGGCGGGCGAGGGGCTGTTTCCGGCCGAGGCGATCGTCGGCGCCAAGGTGTACCTCGCGCGCAACTCGTTCCTCGAACTGGGCGCGGGCGTCGGCGTACTCGACGTGACCGATGCCAAGCCAAATTTGCGGGCGTTTCTCGGCATCATCTTCGAGCCCAACATCGGCGACCGCGACGGCGACGGCATCAAGGACGACGTCGACCAGTGCCCGGACGATCCCGAGGACTACGACGACTTCGAGGACGAGGACGGCTGCCCCGAGCCCGACAACGACCGCGACGGCATCCTCGACGAGGACGACCAGTGTCCGAACGAGCCCGAGGACAAAGACGGGTTCGAGGACGAGGATGGCTGCCCGGAGGACAACGCGCTCGACCGCGACGGCGACGGCATCCTCGACGACGTCGATCAGTGTCCGGACGACCCCGAGGACAAAGACGGGTTCGAGGACGAGGACGGCTGCCCCGACCCCGACAACGACCAGGACGGCATCCTCGACGTCGATGACCTGTGCCCGGACGATCCGGAGGACAAGGACGACTTCGAGGACGAGGACGGCTGCCCCGATCCCGACAACGACAAGGACCGCATCCTCGACGTCGATGACGCCTGCCCGAACGAGCCGGAGACCTACAACGGCGTCGACGACGAGGACGGCTGCCCGGACCGCGGCCGCGTGATCGTCACCGACACCAACATCGAGATCCTCGACAAGATCTACTTCGAGTACAACAAGGCGGTCATCAAGCCGAAGTCCTATCCGATCCTGGACGCGATCATCGCGACGCTCCAGGGCAACCCGGACATCCTGCTCGTCGAGATCCAGGGCCACACCGACGAACGCGGCTCCGATGCCTACAACCTCGACCTGTCCCAGCGCCGCGCGCAGGCGGTGATGGATTATCTGGTCAAAGGCGGCGTCGATCCGAGCCGACTGCGCGCGCAGGGCTACGGCGAGCGCCAACCGGTCGACCCGCGGCACAACGAGCAGGCGTGGGCCAAGAACCGCCGCGTCGAGTTCCTCATTCTCAAGCGCGCGAGCGACAGCGACTGA
- a CDS encoding ATP-binding protein, with protein MLGTIESCSLLGVDAFRVAVEVSVDGGLPRYEVVGLPNASVREGAVRIRAALKAAGHDLPNKRVTVNLAPADRRKEGAAFDLPIAIGVLIGDRQGTPAPVDGLLVVGELGLDGSLRPVRGVLAAALLARQRGMRGVLVPAASAAEAQAVAGIDVYAAAHIGEIRRALLGEAPLPRPEPAPPATPAPPEGDAGDMADVRGQALARAAVEVAVAGGHNLLFVGPPGVGKTMLARRIPTVLPPLSDGEAVDTTKVYSALGLARDGLIRARPFRAPHHTVSTAALLGGGSPPRPGELSLAHNGVLFLDELPEFSRVAIEALRQPLEDRQVTIARVRGTVTLPASVMLVASANPCPCGWHGSPDRACTCTFGAIERYRDRLSGPLLDRIDLQVHVPNVALSDMRSAEPGESSAAIRARVVAARARQARRLAAFGVATNADMGPRAMRATCPLTARAEAALAKLHRTRLGLTGRGIDRVIKVARTIADLAGDDVIDAPAVLEAASYRALDLDPVADARRVAGA; from the coding sequence ATGCTCGGGACGATCGAATCGTGCTCGCTTCTCGGGGTCGATGCGTTTCGCGTCGCGGTCGAGGTCAGCGTCGACGGCGGCCTGCCGCGCTACGAGGTGGTCGGCTTGCCCAACGCATCCGTGCGCGAGGGGGCGGTGCGCATTCGCGCGGCGCTCAAGGCGGCCGGGCACGATCTGCCGAACAAGCGCGTGACGGTCAACCTCGCCCCCGCCGACCGCCGCAAGGAGGGCGCCGCGTTCGACCTGCCCATCGCGATCGGCGTGTTGATCGGCGATCGCCAGGGCACGCCCGCGCCGGTCGATGGCTTGCTCGTCGTCGGCGAACTCGGTCTCGACGGCTCGCTGCGGCCGGTCCGCGGCGTGCTCGCTGCGGCGCTGCTCGCGCGGCAGCGCGGGATGCGCGGCGTGTTGGTGCCGGCGGCGTCGGCGGCGGAGGCGCAGGCGGTGGCCGGCATCGACGTCTACGCGGCGGCACACATCGGCGAGATCCGCCGGGCGCTGCTCGGCGAGGCGCCCCTTCCGCGGCCGGAGCCCGCACCGCCGGCCACACCCGCACCTCCCGAGGGCGACGCCGGCGACATGGCGGACGTTCGCGGCCAGGCGCTGGCGCGGGCTGCGGTCGAGGTTGCCGTCGCCGGCGGTCACAACTTGCTGTTCGTCGGTCCGCCCGGCGTCGGCAAGACGATGCTGGCTCGCCGGATCCCCACCGTGCTGCCGCCGCTGTCGGACGGCGAGGCGGTCGATACGACCAAGGTCTACTCGGCGCTCGGGCTTGCGCGCGACGGGCTGATCCGCGCGCGGCCATTTCGCGCACCGCACCACACCGTGAGCACGGCCGCGCTGCTCGGCGGCGGCAGTCCGCCGCGCCCGGGCGAGCTGTCCCTCGCGCACAACGGCGTGCTGTTTCTCGACGAGCTGCCCGAGTTTTCGCGGGTCGCGATCGAGGCGCTGCGCCAGCCGCTGGAGGATCGGCAGGTGACGATCGCGCGCGTGCGCGGCACCGTCACGCTGCCGGCTTCGGTCATGCTGGTCGCGTCCGCCAACCCGTGTCCGTGCGGATGGCACGGTTCCCCCGATCGCGCCTGCACGTGCACGTTCGGCGCGATCGAACGCTATCGCGATCGGCTCAGCGGGCCGCTGCTCGATCGGATCGACCTGCAGGTGCACGTCCCGAACGTGGCACTGTCGGACATGCGCTCGGCCGAGCCGGGCGAGTCGTCGGCAGCCATCCGCGCCCGGGTGGTCGCCGCGCGCGCGCGCCAGGCCCGCCGGCTGGCGGCGTTCGGCGTCGCGACCAACGCGGACATGGGGCCGCGCGCGATGCGGGCGACGTGCCCGCTGACCGCGCGGGCCGAGGCGGCGTTGGCCAAGCTGCACCGGACCCGCCTGGGGCTCACGGGACGCGGCATCGACCGGGTCATCAAGGTCGCGCGCACGATCGCGGACCTGGCCGGCGACGATGTCATCGACGCGCCGGCCGTGCTCGAAGCGGCCAGTTATCGCGCGCTGGACCTCGATCCCGTGGCGGATGCGCGCCGCGTCGCTGGGGCATGA